GAGAGTTCTTGGGAATCCTACGCTACCAACCCCTCCCAAAACTCCAAGCCCGATGGATCGGCATGTACCAAAAATACGGGGCAGATGAATCTGGGGAGGTAAACTGGGGAGGTGATGTACTTAAAAACAGACTTCAAAACAGTCCAACCGGGCTTTTTGGAAATTTCATCGGTCAGGGCATCGAAACCCAAGTGATTCAGTCTCAACTTTCTGCAAGCTACATGGTCAAGCATAATTTCTTCATTGACCTTTCTCACACCTTTCGGCGACGCACCGCACAAGATTTAAATGCACCGCAAACCAGTCAATTTGTGGAGCTTGCTTTTCGTCTCAACTTTATACGTCCAGACTATAATTTCTAGGCAGAAGTATTCTTCACTTAGGCATTTCAAATGGCTTCCTAACTCGAATGAAAGGGGCCATGGGCTTTTCCCAAAACAGGCTCGGGCAATTTTACGTAACTTGCAGGCAAACTTGACCCGGTTGATTTGATGAAGACCTACCTTCGGATTCTGTCTTATGCCCGACCATTCGGCAGATTTGCTCCGATTTATGTGATTTATGCCTTTTTAGCGATTGTATTTGGCTTGCTCAACTTTACACTCCTAAAGCCACTTTTTGATGTGATTTTCGAGCAGGTGGATCCTGCCACCTTAGAAACCTACCGGGAAGCACCTGAATTTTCCTTTTCCATCGACTATTTCACCGGACTATTCAACCATCAGTTTTTGGTGGTTCAAGACACCCATGGAAAGATGGGTACTCTGGTCTTCGTTTGCATCATCATCGTAGTTTCGGTCTTTTTGTCCAACTTATTCACCTACCTATCAGGAGTCGTTTTGGCTAAAATCCGTGCTGTAGTGATTAAGAGAATGCGGATGGACATCTTCGAAAAAGTCAGCCAATTGCATATCGGTTATTTTTCCAATGAACGAAAAGGTGACCTTATGTCCAAAATGACAAATGATGTTCAAGAGGTAGAAAACACCATCGTCCAATCCCTTCGAGTGATTTTCAGAGAGCCGGCCACGATCATTCTTTATTTTGCAGTGCTCTTTTTCATGTCGGTCAAACTGACCTTTTTCACCATTCTAATCATTCCGATTTCGGGAGCAATCATCGGAGGAATCACCAAGCGACTTAAGAAACGTGCCGTTCAAAGTCAGGAATCTTTGGGCCGAATTGTGAATATTTTGGAGGAAAGCTTGGGTGGAATGCGAGTTATCAAGGCATTCAATGCTGAGCGATTTGTCAGTGGGAAATTTGATTCGGAGACCGATTACTATTCCCATGTCAATGTGAGCATGGCCCGAAAAAATGAGTTGGCCTCGCCGATTTCCCAATTTCTTGGGGTATCCGTTGTCGCTGGGATTTTGGTATACGGAGGCAGTTTGGTCTTGAGTGGACAGTCT
Above is a window of Algoriphagus sanaruensis DNA encoding:
- a CDS encoding ABC transporter ATP-binding protein, whose product is MKTYLRILSYARPFGRFAPIYVIYAFLAIVFGLLNFTLLKPLFDVIFEQVDPATLETYREAPEFSFSIDYFTGLFNHQFLVVQDTHGKMGTLVFVCIIIVVSVFLSNLFTYLSGVVLAKIRAVVIKRMRMDIFEKVSQLHIGYFSNERKGDLMSKMTNDVQEVENTIVQSLRVIFREPATIILYFAVLFFMSVKLTFFTILIIPISGAIIGGITKRLKKRAVQSQESLGRIVNILEESLGGMRVIKAFNAERFVSGKFDSETDYYSHVNVSMARKNELASPISQFLGVSVVAGILVYGGSLVLSGQSDLSASDFITYIIIFTQVLNPAKEISRAVSSIQRGIASAERIFQVIDTPSQVQSPEHHAPLPGFSQEIKFNQVSFGYGDQPVLQDIEFTLKKGKTIALVGPSGGGKSTLADLVPRFYDPSSGKITLDGTDLRDFKTADLRSLMGIVTQESILFNDTVFNNIAFGISGATEEQVIEAAKIANAHVFISQLENGYQTNIGDRGSKLSGGQRQRLSIARAVLKNPPILILDEATSALDSESELLVQEALTKLMANRTTLVIAHRLSTIQHADEILVIEKGRIIQRGNHQDLMQMEGLYQKLSSIQAV